GAGACCGCCATGAAACCGACTTCCCAATCATCGTCCAGCCGCAAACGCTGGTGGATTGCCGGCATCGCCGCACTGGGTGCTGCCATTACCTTGCCCCTGTTCAGCAGCCAGGTGCTGGCTGACGACGATCACGAAGAGCGCGAAACGCCGCGCAGCGAGCGCCGCGAATCCGAGCGTCGTCCCATTGCCAATAGCGTACGCGTCGGCATGCCCAAGGCCTACCAGTCAGAATGCGCTTCCTGCCACATGGCCTACGAGCCGCGCTTTCTGCCGGCAGCTTCGTGGCAACGCATGATGAACACGCTCGACAAGCATTACGGCACCGATGCCTCGATCGACGCTGCCACCGCAAAAACCATTTCCACCTGGTTGCAGGCCAATGCCGGCAGCAGCAACCGCCTCGGCAGCACGCCGCCGGAAGACCGCATTACGCGCACCCGCTGGTTCTTGCACGAGCACGACGAAATTCCTGCATCCACCTTCAAGCGACCCAAGATCGGCAGCGCGGCCAACTGCATGGCCTGCCATACCGGCGCCGACAAGGGCAACTATGACGAAGACAGCGTGCGCATTCCGCGCTGATTCCGGAGAACATCATGACCCAAACCGCTTCCACACTTCCCGCCGGGGCTGCGACGGCCACGCCCTCGCGTCGCGTCAAGGATGCCCCCACGCGCGCCGCCCACTGGTGGATCGCAGGCAGCTTTCTCGTGGCCTACATCACCGGTGACAGCGAAAGCTGGCGCCTCTGGCACGTCATCGCCGGCTACAGCATGCTGCTGGCGCTGGGTTTCCGCATCGTCTGGGGTCTGCTCGGTCCGAAGTCGGTCGGCCTGTCCATCTGGGGCCGCCGCATGGGCGCCTCGCTGCGCTGGCTGCGCGAGCAATTCTCGGCCCGCGGCCTGCAGGGCTGGACCTCGCAACCCGGCGCGCAACTGCGCCAGGCCATGACGCAGGGCATCAGCCTGTCCATCGTGCTGTTGATTGCCGCCTTGCCTTGGCTCGGCCTGAGTGGCTATATTACCTATCAGGAACTGACAGGCGAATGGATGGGTGAGCTGCACGAACTGCTCGGCAACCTCGCGCTGTTCGCCGTCCTGCTGCATCTGGGCGTGCTGCTG
The DNA window shown above is from Brachymonas denitrificans and carries:
- a CDS encoding cytochrome b/b6 domain-containing protein, which translates into the protein MTQTASTLPAGAATATPSRRVKDAPTRAAHWWIAGSFLVAYITGDSESWRLWHVIAGYSMLLALGFRIVWGLLGPKSVGLSIWGRRMGASLRWLREQFSARGLQGWTSQPGAQLRQAMTQGISLSIVLLIAALPWLGLSGYITYQELTGEWMGELHELLGNLALFAVLLHLGVLLAASLLRSQNLARPMIGGRQSGAGPDLVPHNRAWLALLFSAAMVAFAGWYWQDARSTLGNEGGTTATLQAGALHNGDHDD
- a CDS encoding diheme cytochrome c, giving the protein MKPTSQSSSSRKRWWIAGIAALGAAITLPLFSSQVLADDDHEERETPRSERRESERRPIANSVRVGMPKAYQSECASCHMAYEPRFLPAASWQRMMNTLDKHYGTDASIDAATAKTISTWLQANAGSSNRLGSTPPEDRITRTRWFLHEHDEIPASTFKRPKIGSAANCMACHTGADKGNYDEDSVRIPR